Proteins from a single region of Microbacterium sp. zg-Y818:
- a CDS encoding hemolysin family protein yields MSDWAGIAWLVVLLVFNAFFVGAEFAVISARRSQIEPLAEKGSRPAKTALWAMEHATLMLATCQLGITICSLLILNVSEPAIHHLLAVPLGLTGLGEGVVDVIAFVIALLLVSYLHVVFGEMVPKNLAFSLPDRAVLLLATPLVWVSRLFHPIIVTLNWIANHVLRLFRVEPKDEAASTFTLDEVATIVNQSRIEGVLDDASGTVAAAVEFTDKKAKDVAVPLSSLVTLPESTTPDEIERAVAKHGFSRYVIVDAEGAPLGYVHLKDVLREAEGPDAATAASAPVKPKRIHHMVPVAETTDLEDALAIMRRSSRHLAQVRDQSGRTTAVLFLEDIIEELVGEVQDATRRLR; encoded by the coding sequence ATGAGTGACTGGGCCGGAATCGCATGGCTCGTCGTGCTGCTGGTGTTCAACGCGTTCTTCGTGGGCGCGGAGTTCGCCGTCATCTCCGCGCGCCGCTCGCAGATCGAGCCGTTGGCAGAAAAGGGATCCCGGCCGGCCAAGACGGCGCTGTGGGCCATGGAGCACGCCACGCTCATGCTCGCGACGTGTCAGCTGGGCATCACGATCTGCTCCCTGCTGATCCTCAACGTCTCCGAACCCGCCATCCACCACCTGCTGGCGGTCCCGCTGGGGCTGACGGGGCTGGGTGAGGGGGTCGTCGACGTCATCGCGTTCGTCATCGCCCTGCTGCTGGTGTCGTACCTGCACGTCGTCTTCGGCGAGATGGTGCCGAAGAACCTGGCGTTCTCGCTGCCGGACCGCGCCGTGCTGCTGCTGGCGACGCCCCTGGTGTGGGTGTCGCGGCTCTTCCACCCGATCATCGTGACCCTGAACTGGATCGCCAACCACGTGCTTCGGCTGTTCCGCGTCGAGCCCAAGGACGAGGCCGCCTCGACCTTCACACTCGACGAGGTCGCGACGATCGTGAACCAGTCGCGCATCGAAGGCGTGCTCGACGATGCCTCGGGCACGGTGGCGGCGGCGGTGGAGTTCACCGACAAGAAGGCCAAAGACGTCGCGGTGCCGCTGTCGTCACTGGTGACCCTGCCGGAATCCACCACGCCCGACGAGATCGAGCGGGCGGTGGCCAAGCACGGCTTCTCGCGCTACGTGATCGTCGACGCCGAGGGGGCGCCGCTGGGATACGTGCACCTGAAGGATGTGCTGCGCGAGGCGGAAGGCCCCGATGCCGCAACGGCCGCGTCCGCACCGGTGAAGCCCAAGCGGATCCACCACATGGTGCCGGTGGCCGAGACGACCGATCTCGAAGACGCGCTCGCGATCATGCGCCGCTCCAGCCGCCACCTCGCGCAGGTGCGCGACCAGTCCGGCCGCACCACCGCGGTGCTGTTCCTCGAGGACATCATCGAAGAGCTGGTCGGCGAAGTGCAGGACGCCACCCGGCGCCTGCGGTGA